A region of Acidobacteriota bacterium DNA encodes the following proteins:
- a CDS encoding TldD/PmbA family protein: MKRRDFVKTLGATGVALYASDLVGDLIAQSPRGRVMESRFKGLSDIALSEARRLGCSYADIRFTRNVNDSVAVRDRIVTDSFGFGAGGMETSAGFGVRVIHSGVWGFASSPFVTEGDIKKITALATEVAKASAISKRFEVKLAPVQAYQDYWAAKVEQKPEDVSLDDKIAFLMKINEAALKVPGVIRVQSNMAFDFEWKYLATSEGSYIEQEIYRTSPGFTVTALKDGKAKSRTFSVAPKSAGYEVVLNAKMLENVERIAAEAVEHCTAPPAGVGLKDLIMTPAHAMLTIHEIVAHPTELDRVVGYEANYAGTSFVKASDVGKLMMGSKLFNVTCDRTLEGGMCTVGYDDDGVKSQSWPLIREGKLVDLQTNRETAHYIGQNTSKGCTFATSWRNYPFLRMPNVHVDAGPPGSPTPEEIIADTKDGILIDGRGSYSIDQQRYNGQFGGDAYWEIKNGKKTRMLSDVTYNAITTDFWQNLDATSGKESWEMFGTTGDAKGQPVQINHPSHGSPWCRIRRIMVGAAFS, translated from the coding sequence ATGAAGAGAAGAGATTTCGTCAAAACCCTCGGCGCCACCGGCGTCGCCCTCTACGCCAGCGACCTGGTCGGCGACCTGATCGCCCAGTCGCCCCGGGGCCGCGTCATGGAATCGCGCTTCAAGGGCCTGTCGGACATCGCGCTGTCAGAGGCCAGGCGCCTCGGCTGCAGCTACGCTGACATCCGCTTCACCCGTAACGTCAACGACAGCGTCGCCGTTCGCGACCGTATTGTCACCGACTCGTTCGGCTTCGGCGCCGGCGGCATGGAGACCAGCGCCGGCTTCGGCGTGCGTGTCATCCACAGCGGCGTGTGGGGCTTTGCCAGCAGCCCGTTCGTGACCGAGGGCGACATCAAGAAGATCACCGCGCTGGCCACGGAAGTGGCCAAGGCGAGCGCGATCAGCAAGCGTTTCGAGGTCAAGCTGGCGCCGGTCCAGGCCTACCAGGATTACTGGGCGGCCAAGGTCGAGCAGAAGCCAGAGGACGTATCGCTCGACGACAAGATCGCGTTCCTCATGAAGATCAACGAGGCGGCGCTCAAGGTGCCCGGCGTGATCCGCGTGCAGTCGAACATGGCGTTCGACTTCGAGTGGAAGTATCTCGCGACCTCGGAGGGTTCCTACATCGAGCAGGAGATCTACCGCACCTCGCCGGGCTTCACGGTCACCGCCCTCAAGGACGGCAAGGCCAAGTCGCGCACCTTCTCGGTGGCGCCGAAGTCGGCCGGCTACGAAGTGGTGCTGAACGCGAAGATGCTCGAGAACGTCGAGCGCATTGCCGCCGAGGCGGTGGAGCACTGCACCGCGCCGCCCGCGGGCGTGGGCCTCAAGGACCTGATCATGACGCCGGCGCACGCCATGCTCACCATCCACGAGATCGTCGCGCACCCCACCGAACTGGACCGCGTCGTCGGCTACGAGGCCAACTACGCCGGCACGAGCTTTGTGAAGGCGTCGGATGTCGGCAAGCTGATGATGGGCTCGAAGCTGTTCAACGTGACCTGCGACCGCACGCTCGAAGGTGGCATGTGCACGGTGGGCTATGACGATGACGGCGTGAAGTCGCAGTCGTGGCCGCTGATTCGCGAAGGCAAGCTGGTGGACCTGCAGACCAACCGCGAGACGGCGCACTACATTGGCCAGAACACCTCGAAGGGCTGCACCTTCGCGACCTCGTGGCGCAACTACCCGTTCCTGCGCATGCCCAACGTGCATGTCGATGCGGGTCCGCCGGGATCGCCGACGCCGGAAGAGATCATCGCCGACACCAAGGACGGCATCCTGATCGACGGCCGCGGCAGCTACTCGATCGATCAGCAGCGCTACAACGGCCAGTTCGGCGGCGACGCGTACTGGGAGATCAAGAACGGCAAGAAGACGCGGATGTTGAGCGACGTCACCTACAACGCCATCACCACCGATTTCTGGCAGAACCTCGACGCGACGTCAGGGAAGGAATCGTGGGAGATGTTCGGGACCACCGGCGACGCCAAGGGACAGCCGGTGCAGATCAATCACCCGTCGCACGGCTCACCCTGGTGCCGCATTCGCCGCATCATGGTTGGCGCCGCGTTCTCGTAG
- a CDS encoding CsbD family protein, translated as MNQDILQGKWTQLKGKVKEQWGELTDDEIDQLDGKKDQLVGRVQERYGIARDQAERDVDTWLNNSSAV; from the coding sequence ATGAACCAGGACATTCTCCAAGGCAAGTGGACCCAGCTCAAGGGCAAGGTCAAGGAGCAGTGGGGCGAGCTGACCGACGACGAAATCGACCAGCTCGACGGCAAGAAGGACCAGTTGGTCGGCCGCGTGCAGGAGCGTTACGGCATCGCCCGTGACCAGGCCGAGCGCGACGTCGACACCTGGCTGAACAACTCGTCCGCGGTCTAA
- a CDS encoding BON domain-containing protein — protein sequence MSLKNGYLAVALISGFALAGCSNTAAGVEKDAERNADAAAAATADTRAGAADAARDASAATRDAAANAGGAIAAAIETIDVKSALMADRTVDASHINVDTFHETKSVVLKGSVKTATQRDEAARIAAAEAPGYRVDNQLTVVPNP from the coding sequence ATGAGCTTGAAGAACGGATATCTCGCAGTCGCACTTATAAGCGGCTTCGCTCTCGCAGGGTGCTCGAATACCGCCGCTGGCGTCGAGAAGGACGCTGAACGCAATGCTGACGCGGCTGCCGCCGCGACGGCCGACACCAGGGCAGGCGCCGCCGACGCTGCGCGCGATGCCTCGGCCGCAACGCGCGACGCGGCCGCAAACGCCGGCGGCGCCATCGCTGCTGCCATCGAAACCATCGACGTGAAGTCAGCGCTGATGGCCGACCGCACGGTCGACGCCAGCCACATCAACGTGGACACGTTCCATGAAACCAAGTCAGTTGTGCTGAAGGGGTCCGTCAAGACCGCGACGCAGCGCGACGAGGCAGCCCGCATCGCGGCCGCTGAAGCACCGGGCTATCGCGTCGACAACCAGCTCACGGTAGTGCCGAATCCCTAG
- a CDS encoding response regulator, whose translation MRAAAAGTDILDQKRLLSVLSNYERGDFAVRMPEDRTGLAGKICDALNCTIERNERLVKELERLSTVVGKAGNVKQRAQMPYAEGSWSTAIESVNALVSDLVQPTTEVARVIGAVAKGDLTQSMSLEIDDRPLTGEFLRTAKVVNTMVAQLGTFSSEVTRVAREVGSEGKLGGQAVVKGVAGTWKDLTDNVNLMAANLTSQVRNIAEVTTAVAKGDLSKKVTVDVKGEILELKNTVNTMVDQLSSFASEVTRVAKEVGTEGQLGGQADVRGVAGTWKDLTDNVNAMAGNLTVQLRDMSKVSSAIASGDLSRKITVDARGEILQIKDVINTMVDQLSSFASEVTRVAKEVGTEGKLGGQAEVVGVAGTWKDLTDNVNGMASNLTNQVRNIADVTTAVARGDLSKKITVDARGEILELKSTVNTMVDQLSSFASEVTRVAKEVGTEGQLGGQADVRGVAGTWKDLTDNVNELAGNLTVQLRDVSKVATAIATGDLNQKITVQAQGEILQIKNVVNTMTDQLNAFASEVTRVAREVGTEGKLGGQADVRGVAGTWRDLTDSVNSMAGNLTGQVRNIAEVTTAVARGDLSKKITVDVRGEILELKDTVNTMVDQLSSFAAEVTRVAKEVGTQGELGGQADVPGVGGTWKDLTDSVNSMAANLTSQVRNIAEVTTAVARGDLSKKITVDVRGEILELKDTVNTMVDQLSSFAAEVTRVAKEVGTEGKLGGQAGVPGVAGTWKDLTDNVNRLAANLTTQVRAIAEVATAVTKGDLSQSINVEAAGEVAALKDNINEMIVNLRETTEKNTAQDWLKTNLAKFTRLLQGQRDLATVSRTILSELAPLVPMQHGVIYFNESTTEAPDLRLLASYAYAEGENRRTRFRAGEGLVGQAAVERQPILLTDVPHNYVQISSGLGAAAPTNIFVVPVLFEGKVKAVIELASFYRFNDTHLNFLGQLTESIGIVLNTITATMRTEELLKQSQSLATELQKTNEELEEKAELLATQNAEVEQKNFEIDQARLSLEDKAAQLALTSRYKSEFLANMSHELRTPLNSLLILSRLLAQNTEQTLTDKQVEFAKTIHASGSDLLELINEILDLSKIESGMMDVDAVPVSLAQVQSYVERTFREVAGSKGLHFSVDLDPRALQSIITDQKRVQQVLKNLLSNAIKFTEHGAVTLTIEPATTGWTPGHSSLDRATNVVAFRVDDTGIGIASDKHQVIFEAFQQADGTTSRKYGGTGLGLSISREIAKLLGGEIRLNSAVGKGSSFTLYLPSVYVAALTAGERAEVPVERRLAVDRALAAEDTPVDDNPLHDDRSLIEPGDPVLLIIENDMAFARILMDLARQRQFRCLASVRGDIGLQMARQFRPDAITLDLDLPGLDGWNVLDRLKHDPSTRHIPVHVISVTDDPRRGMRLGAKTFVAKPSDADELGAAFEAIREFNDRKMKTLLIVEDDEVQRGTLVELIGDRDVQITAVGSGREAMAQLTEQQFDCIVLDLGLSDMSGLDLLEQMRSDRALSQVPVIVYTGKELSRSEEVELRRLAQTIIIKDVQSPDRLLDETTLFLHRVESALSPDKQRLLDQLHRSDPTLTGKKALVVDDDIRNIFALTSILERYEMDVQYAENGHDALRLLGENPDIDVVLMDVMMPEMDGYEATRRIRDNSTFEDLPIIAITAKAMKGDREKCISAGASDYVTKPVDTDQLISLLRVWLSK comes from the coding sequence ATGCGCGCAGCGGCCGCAGGCACCGACATCCTCGACCAGAAGCGGTTGTTGAGTGTCCTGTCGAACTACGAGCGCGGCGATTTCGCGGTGCGGATGCCCGAAGACCGCACCGGCCTGGCCGGCAAGATCTGCGATGCGCTCAACTGCACGATTGAGCGCAACGAGCGCCTGGTCAAGGAACTGGAGCGCCTCAGCACCGTCGTCGGCAAGGCCGGCAACGTCAAGCAGCGCGCCCAGATGCCGTATGCCGAAGGCAGCTGGAGTACTGCGATCGAGTCGGTGAATGCGCTGGTCTCGGACCTGGTGCAGCCGACCACGGAAGTGGCACGCGTCATTGGCGCGGTGGCCAAGGGTGACCTGACGCAATCGATGTCGCTCGAGATTGACGACCGCCCGCTGACCGGCGAGTTCTTGCGCACCGCCAAGGTCGTGAACACGATGGTCGCGCAGCTGGGCACCTTCTCCTCGGAAGTCACCCGCGTGGCCCGCGAAGTGGGCAGCGAGGGCAAGCTGGGCGGGCAGGCGGTCGTCAAGGGCGTGGCCGGCACCTGGAAAGACCTGACCGACAACGTCAACCTGATGGCGGCCAACCTGACCAGCCAGGTCCGCAACATCGCCGAGGTGACCACGGCCGTCGCCAAGGGGGACCTGTCGAAGAAGGTCACTGTCGACGTCAAGGGCGAGATTCTCGAGCTGAAGAACACCGTCAACACCATGGTGGACCAGCTGAGCTCGTTCGCCTCGGAAGTGACCCGCGTGGCGAAGGAAGTCGGCACCGAAGGCCAGCTGGGTGGCCAGGCCGACGTGCGCGGCGTCGCCGGCACGTGGAAGGACTTGACCGACAACGTCAACGCCATGGCCGGCAACCTCACCGTGCAGTTGCGCGACATGTCGAAGGTCTCGAGCGCCATCGCCAGCGGCGACCTGTCGCGGAAGATCACGGTCGATGCCCGTGGCGAGATTCTGCAGATCAAGGACGTCATCAACACGATGGTCGACCAGCTGAGCTCGTTCGCGTCGGAAGTGACGCGCGTGGCGAAGGAGGTCGGCACCGAAGGCAAGCTTGGCGGCCAGGCCGAAGTGGTCGGCGTCGCCGGCACCTGGAAGGACCTGACCGACAACGTCAACGGCATGGCCAGCAACCTGACCAACCAGGTGCGCAACATCGCCGACGTGACCACCGCCGTGGCGCGTGGTGACCTCTCCAAGAAGATCACGGTTGACGCCCGTGGCGAAATTCTCGAGCTGAAGAGCACCGTCAACACGATGGTCGATCAGCTGAGCTCGTTTGCCTCCGAAGTGACGCGCGTCGCCAAGGAAGTGGGCACCGAAGGGCAATTGGGCGGCCAGGCCGACGTGCGCGGCGTCGCCGGTACCTGGAAAGACCTCACCGACAACGTCAACGAACTGGCCGGCAACCTGACCGTGCAGTTGCGCGACGTGTCGAAGGTGGCCACCGCCATCGCCACCGGCGACCTGAACCAGAAGATCACGGTGCAGGCGCAGGGCGAGATCCTGCAGATCAAGAACGTCGTCAACACCATGACCGACCAGCTGAACGCGTTTGCGTCGGAAGTGACGCGCGTGGCGCGCGAAGTCGGCACGGAGGGCAAGCTCGGTGGCCAGGCCGACGTGCGCGGCGTCGCCGGCACCTGGCGCGACCTGACCGACTCGGTCAACTCCATGGCCGGCAACCTCACCGGCCAGGTGCGCAACATCGCCGAAGTCACCACCGCGGTAGCCCGCGGCGACCTCTCCAAGAAGATTACCGTCGACGTGCGTGGCGAGATTCTCGAGCTGAAGGACACCGTCAACACCATGGTGGACCAGCTCAGTTCGTTTGCGGCCGAAGTGACCCGCGTCGCGAAGGAAGTGGGCACCCAGGGTGAGCTTGGCGGCCAGGCCGACGTGCCCGGGGTCGGCGGCACCTGGAAGGACCTGACCGACTCGGTCAACTCGATGGCCGCCAACCTGACCAGCCAGGTGCGCAACATCGCCGAAGTCACGACCGCCGTGGCCCGCGGCGACCTCTCCAAGAAGATCACCGTCGACGTGCGCGGCGAGATTCTGGAGCTGAAGGACACCGTCAACACCATGGTGGACCAGCTCAGTTCGTTCGCCGCCGAAGTGACCCGCGTCGCGAAGGAAGTGGGCACCGAAGGCAAGCTGGGCGGCCAGGCCGGCGTGCCCGGCGTCGCGGGTACCTGGAAGGACCTGACCGACAACGTCAATCGCCTCGCCGCCAACCTCACCACCCAGGTCCGCGCCATCGCCGAGGTGGCCACCGCCGTCACCAAGGGCGATCTGTCGCAGTCGATCAACGTCGAAGCGGCCGGCGAGGTGGCGGCGCTGAAGGACAACATCAACGAGATGATCGTCAACCTGCGCGAGACGACCGAGAAGAACACCGCGCAGGACTGGCTGAAGACGAACCTCGCGAAGTTCACGCGCCTGCTGCAGGGGCAGCGCGACCTGGCCACCGTGTCGCGCACCATCCTGTCGGAACTGGCGCCGCTCGTGCCGATGCAGCACGGCGTCATCTACTTCAACGAGTCGACGACCGAAGCGCCGGACCTGCGGCTGCTGGCCAGCTACGCCTATGCCGAGGGCGAGAACCGGCGCACGCGTTTCCGCGCCGGCGAGGGCCTGGTCGGCCAGGCCGCGGTCGAGCGCCAGCCGATCCTGCTGACCGACGTGCCCCACAACTACGTGCAGATCAGTTCCGGGCTGGGCGCCGCCGCGCCCACCAACATCTTCGTCGTGCCGGTGCTCTTTGAGGGAAAGGTCAAGGCCGTCATCGAGCTGGCCTCGTTCTACCGCTTCAACGACACCCACCTGAACTTCCTCGGCCAGCTCACCGAGTCAATCGGCATCGTCCTCAACACGATCACGGCGACGATGCGCACCGAGGAGCTGCTGAAGCAGTCGCAGTCGCTGGCGACCGAGCTGCAGAAGACCAACGAAGAACTGGAAGAGAAGGCCGAGCTGCTGGCCACCCAGAACGCCGAAGTGGAGCAGAAGAACTTCGAGATCGACCAGGCGCGCCTGTCGCTCGAAGACAAGGCGGCGCAGCTGGCGCTGACCTCGCGCTACAAGTCCGAGTTCCTGGCCAACATGTCGCACGAACTGCGGACGCCGCTCAACAGCCTGCTGATCCTGTCGCGCCTGCTGGCGCAGAACACCGAGCAGACGCTTACCGACAAGCAGGTCGAGTTCGCCAAGACCATTCACGCCTCCGGCTCGGACCTGCTCGAGCTGATCAACGAGATTCTCGATCTGTCGAAAATCGAGTCGGGCATGATGGACGTGGATGCCGTCCCGGTGTCGCTCGCCCAGGTACAGTCGTACGTCGAGCGCACCTTCCGCGAGGTGGCCGGCAGCAAGGGCCTGCATTTCTCGGTGGACCTCGACCCGCGCGCGCTGCAGTCGATCATCACCGACCAGAAGCGCGTGCAGCAGGTGCTCAAGAACCTGCTCTCGAACGCCATCAAGTTTACCGAGCACGGGGCGGTGACGCTGACGATCGAGCCGGCCACGACCGGCTGGACCCCCGGCCATTCCTCCCTCGATCGCGCCACCAACGTGGTGGCCTTTCGCGTGGACGACACCGGGATCGGCATCGCGTCCGACAAGCACCAGGTCATCTTCGAGGCGTTCCAGCAGGCCGACGGCACGACCAGCCGGAAGTACGGCGGCACTGGCCTCGGCCTGTCGATCAGCCGTGAGATTGCCAAGCTGCTCGGCGGCGAGATTCGCCTGAACAGCGCGGTCGGCAAGGGCAGCAGCTTCACCCTGTACCTGCCGTCGGTCTACGTCGCGGCCCTGACCGCGGGCGAGCGCGCCGAGGTGCCGGTCGAAAGGCGACTCGCCGTCGACCGCGCGCTGGCCGCCGAGGACACGCCGGTTGACGACAACCCGCTGCACGACGACCGGTCGCTGATCGAGCCGGGAGACCCGGTGCTGTTGATCATCGAGAACGACATGGCCTTCGCCCGGATCCTGATGGACCTGGCGCGCCAGCGCCAGTTCCGCTGCCTGGCCTCGGTGCGCGGCGACATCGGGCTGCAGATGGCCCGCCAGTTCCGCCCCGACGCCATCACCCTCGACCTCGACTTGCCGGGGCTCGACGGCTGGAACGTGCTCGATCGGTTGAAGCACGATCCCAGCACCCGCCACATCCCGGTCCATGTGATCTCGGTCACCGACGATCCGCGCCGCGGCATGCGCCTCGGTGCCAAGACCTTCGTGGCGAAGCCGTCGGACGCGGATGAGCTGGGCGCGGCGTTCGAGGCCATTCGCGAGTTCAACGACCGGAAGATGAAGACCCTGCTGATCGTCGAAGATGACGAGGTGCAGCGGGGCACGCTGGTCGAGCTGATTGGCGACCGCGACGTCCAGATCACCGCGGTTGGCAGCGGCCGCGAGGCGATGGCCCAGCTCACCGAGCAGCAGTTCGACTGCATTGTCCTGGATCTCGGATTGAGTGACATGAGCGGCCTCGACCTGCTCGAACAGATGCGGTCGGACCGCGCCCTGTCGCAGGTTCCGGTGATTGTCTACACCGGCAAGGAGCTGTCGCGCAGCGAGGAGGTCGAGCTGCGCCGGCTGGCCCAGACCATCATCATCAAGGACGTCCAGTCGCCCGACCGGTTGCTCGACGAGACCACGCTGTTCCTGCACCGGGTCGAGAGCGCCTTGTCGCCCGACAAGCAGCGCCTGCTCGACCAGCTCCACCGTAGCGATCCCACCCTGACCGGCAAGAAGGCGCTGGTCGTGGACGACGACATCCGCAACATCTTCGCGCTGACCAGCATCCTCGAGCGGTATGAGATGGACGTACAGTATGCCGAGAATGGCCACGACGCGTTGCGGCTGCTTGGCGAGAACCCCGACATCGACGTGGTGTTGATGGACGTGATGATGCCCGAGATGGATGGCTACGAGGCCACCCGGCGCATTCGCGATAACAGCACCTTCGAGGACCTGCCCATCATCGCGATTACCGCCAAGGCCATGAAGGGCGATCGGGAGAAGTGCATCAGTGCCGGCGCCTCGGACTACGTGACCAAGCCGGTCGATACCGACCAGCTGATTTCGCTGCTGCGGGTGTGGCTGTCCAAGTGA
- a CDS encoding response regulator, whose product MSTPVNILVVDDRDENLLALEAVLSDPGYRIVRARSGREALREVLDQDFALILLDVQMPGVDGYETAVLIRERPRSRQTPIIFLTANDWGSQHVFRGYTVGAVDYLVKPVSADVLRSKVAVFVELFNRQEALRLAQAELEQRIAERTRELASANVALSAEVEERRRIEQERVRLLTREQAARLEAEAANRLKDEFLATLSHELRTPLNAIMGWAHVLNQSTGDRPTVQRAADVIRQNATAQAQMIEDILDVSRIVGGRLVLDARPVQLREVIDDAIDSLAPASAAKNIQIVRRLADGVLVHGDRDRLQQVVWNLVSNALKFTPKGGRIEVELQDADGDAAIRVTDTGIGIASDFLPFVFDRFRQANSSKSRRHSGLGLGMAIVRHLVELHGGTVSAESAGEGKGATFRLRLPRGADLPRVAETAAARVEDRDEEDAALEHLHGVHILIVEDDADSRNVLALLLRKLGALVEAVASAREALDRLTARRPDVLVSDIGMPDEDGYSLIRQVRQMPADLARKLPAIALTAYARRQDAEAALGAGFDCHLPKPVAPAELIRAIKGIVEASNLSSRKPQY is encoded by the coding sequence GTGAGCACACCCGTCAACATCCTGGTCGTGGACGACCGGGACGAGAACCTGCTGGCCCTCGAGGCGGTGTTGAGCGATCCGGGCTACCGCATCGTGCGGGCGCGCTCGGGCCGGGAGGCGCTCAGGGAAGTGCTCGACCAGGACTTCGCGCTGATCCTGCTCGACGTGCAGATGCCGGGCGTCGATGGCTACGAAACGGCCGTGCTGATTCGCGAGCGGCCGCGGTCCCGGCAGACGCCCATTATCTTCCTGACCGCCAATGACTGGGGTTCGCAGCACGTGTTTCGCGGCTACACCGTCGGCGCGGTTGATTACCTCGTCAAGCCGGTGTCGGCGGACGTGCTCCGGTCGAAGGTCGCGGTGTTCGTCGAGCTGTTCAACAGGCAGGAGGCGCTGCGGCTGGCGCAAGCTGAGCTCGAGCAGCGGATTGCCGAGCGGACGCGCGAGCTGGCCTCTGCGAACGTCGCCCTCTCGGCCGAGGTCGAAGAACGCCGGCGAATCGAACAGGAGCGAGTCAGGCTGCTGACGCGCGAACAGGCCGCGCGCCTGGAGGCGGAAGCCGCCAACCGCTTGAAGGACGAGTTCCTGGCGACCCTGTCGCACGAGCTGCGGACGCCGCTGAACGCCATCATGGGCTGGGCCCATGTGCTGAACCAGAGCACCGGCGATCGGCCCACGGTGCAGCGCGCCGCCGACGTCATCCGCCAGAACGCGACTGCCCAGGCCCAGATGATCGAGGACATTCTCGACGTCTCGCGCATTGTCGGCGGCCGGCTCGTGCTCGATGCCCGCCCGGTGCAGCTGCGGGAGGTAATCGACGACGCCATCGACTCGCTGGCGCCGGCGTCAGCGGCCAAGAACATCCAGATCGTCCGCCGCCTGGCCGACGGCGTGCTCGTGCACGGCGACCGCGACCGCCTGCAGCAGGTCGTGTGGAACCTGGTGTCGAACGCGCTCAAGTTCACGCCCAAGGGGGGCCGCATCGAAGTTGAGCTGCAGGATGCCGACGGCGATGCGGCGATTCGCGTCACCGACACCGGCATCGGCATTGCGAGTGACTTCCTGCCGTTCGTGTTCGACCGGTTCCGGCAGGCCAACAGTTCCAAGAGCCGCCGCCATAGCGGCCTGGGCCTGGGCATGGCGATCGTGCGTCACCTGGTGGAGCTCCACGGCGGCACGGTCAGCGCCGAAAGCGCGGGCGAGGGCAAGGGCGCCACCTTTCGGCTGCGGCTGCCGCGGGGCGCCGACCTGCCCCGGGTAGCCGAAACCGCTGCGGCGCGGGTCGAGGACCGCGACGAAGAGGACGCGGCGCTCGAGCACCTGCACGGCGTGCACATCCTGATCGTCGAAGACGATGCGGATTCACGTAACGTACTGGCGCTGCTATTGCGGAAGCTGGGCGCCCTGGTGGAGGCGGTCGCGTCGGCACGCGAAGCCCTTGATCGGCTCACCGCGCGGCGGCCCGACGTGTTGGTCAGCGACATCGGGATGCCGGATGAAGATGGCTATTCGCTGATTCGGCAGGTCAGGCAGATGCCGGCCGACCTGGCGCGAAAGCTGCCCGCGATTGCCCTGACGGCTTATGCGCGGCGGCAGGATGCCGAGGCCGCGCTTGGCGCCGGCTTCGACTGCCACCTGCCCAAGCCGGTGGCGCCGGCGGAATTGATCAGGGCGATTAAGGGAATTGTGGAAGCGTCTAACTTGTCATCGCGTAAACCACAATATTGA
- a CDS encoding DUF4159 domain-containing protein translates to MTLDQVPRPVRGQPRSHEFVFARLRYESGDWDYNPKVAANILNSVVEYTSIPVYPEEIVITADSEELLAFPFLFMTGHKLVRFSEAERAQLRRFVERGGLLFSDDCNHDVAGLYATSFEQEMRLAFPGPGVLDKLPRTHPLYRAFFPFPDGPPQTAHELNGWGDDMVHDYLRGVSVNNRVGVLYSNKDYGCEWDYDWRNKRFQRDDNTRFGVNIVVYAMTS, encoded by the coding sequence ATGACGCTGGATCAGGTGCCGCGCCCCGTTCGTGGCCAGCCACGGTCGCACGAGTTTGTGTTTGCCCGCCTTCGCTATGAATCCGGGGACTGGGACTACAACCCGAAGGTGGCCGCGAACATCCTCAATTCGGTCGTCGAGTACACGAGTATTCCCGTGTACCCGGAAGAGATCGTGATCACCGCCGACTCCGAGGAACTACTCGCCTTTCCATTCCTGTTCATGACCGGTCACAAGCTGGTGCGCTTCTCGGAGGCCGAACGCGCCCAGCTGCGCCGTTTCGTGGAGCGCGGCGGGCTGCTGTTCTCGGACGACTGCAACCACGATGTCGCCGGCTTGTACGCGACGTCGTTCGAGCAGGAGATGCGCCTGGCCTTTCCGGGACCGGGCGTCCTCGACAAGCTGCCGCGCACCCACCCGCTGTACCGCGCGTTCTTCCCATTCCCCGACGGCCCGCCGCAGACCGCGCACGAACTAAACGGCTGGGGCGACGACATGGTGCACGACTACCTGCGAGGGGTGTCGGTGAACAACCGCGTGGGCGTGCTGTATTCGAACAAGGACTACGGCTGCGAGTGGGACTACGACTGGCGCAACAAGCGCTTCCAGCGCGACGACAACACCCGCTTCGGCGTCAATATTGTGGTTTACGCGATGACAAGTTAG
- a CDS encoding AI-2E family transporter, with translation MPDELRPEDKPAALATVPTRITAIQVIACLLLLFALRYAEGVLAPLMVAVLVALALAPPVRALSRLVPRWAASAVVVLLIASAFGTTAYLLSDQVTAFSRRLPSLVREVRSAVLSASPRQGLLTQLQQAVSELERSTSSPRNGSTPVTIVEPVDVQRGVLTGARRLANYLGQGVMMLFLVYFLLASGDMFKQKLVKLGGRRLSERKITLQMIEEINLKIGRFVFYQAWSGVLVGLLTWLAFWWIGVRYAGLWGVAAGVLNTVPYAGPTFIMIASAVAAMIQFKSVGMVMLVAGVSVGITGLEGFLLAPLFLGQAAHVNSVAVFVAVMFWGWLWGGVGLIIAVPVLMIVKTVADHVESLQGLRELLSD, from the coding sequence ATGCCTGACGAGCTGCGTCCAGAGGACAAACCGGCGGCCCTCGCCACCGTACCCACCCGGATCACTGCGATCCAGGTGATTGCCTGCCTGCTGCTGCTGTTCGCGCTGCGCTATGCGGAGGGGGTCCTGGCGCCCCTGATGGTTGCGGTGCTGGTTGCCCTTGCCCTGGCGCCGCCGGTGCGCGCATTGTCGCGACTGGTGCCGCGCTGGGCCGCCTCAGCCGTGGTCGTGCTCCTGATCGCGTCGGCCTTCGGCACGACCGCGTATCTTCTGTCCGACCAGGTCACCGCGTTCAGCCGCCGCCTGCCGAGCCTGGTGCGGGAGGTGCGATCGGCGGTGCTGTCGGCGTCGCCGCGGCAGGGACTGTTGACGCAGTTGCAGCAGGCCGTCAGCGAGTTGGAACGGTCAACATCGAGTCCCCGCAATGGCAGCACGCCGGTGACCATCGTCGAACCCGTTGACGTGCAGCGGGGCGTGTTGACAGGCGCGCGCCGACTGGCGAACTACCTCGGCCAGGGCGTGATGATGTTGTTCCTGGTCTACTTCCTGCTCGCGTCTGGCGACATGTTCAAGCAGAAGCTCGTCAAGCTTGGCGGCCGCCGACTGTCCGAGCGGAAGATCACGCTGCAGATGATCGAGGAAATCAACCTCAAGATCGGTCGCTTCGTGTTCTACCAGGCGTGGAGCGGCGTCCTGGTCGGACTGCTGACCTGGCTGGCCTTCTGGTGGATTGGGGTCCGCTACGCGGGCCTGTGGGGCGTGGCCGCGGGGGTGCTCAACACCGTGCCGTATGCCGGTCCCACGTTCATCATGATCGCGTCCGCGGTGGCGGCGATGATCCAGTTCAAGTCGGTTGGCATGGTGATGCTGGTGGCGGGCGTGTCGGTGGGCATCACCGGTCTTGAAGGCTTCCTGCTCGCGCCGCTGTTTCTCGGGCAGGCGGCCCATGTGAATTCAGTGGCCGTGTTCGTCGCGGTTATGTTCTGGGGCTGGCTATGGGGAGGCGTCGGCCTCATCATTGCCGTGCCGGTGTTGATGATTGTGAAAACAGTCGCGGATCACGTGGAATCGCTCCAGGGACTGCGCGAGTTGCTCTCCGATTGA